The sequence ACTCGTAAGGTAAACACGATCAGGCAGTTGACAGAACTTAAGTTAGGGCTTTCAGAtgatccatattcatatatttcaaaattcaggactatattgcagtctgttagtacactagaaataacggcagatgattttatacagtattttgcatggtcaggccttaatgaacaatttaagaaagagttggttcagattaccaatcaaactcgtcctagctgtaaggatattaaggataacttctttactgccactgaaaggtatgagaatgctaggaaaatttcaaagtttaaaggtcccGCTATTTCTGGAAATTTTCAAGGGAAGAATCTGCAGGATACTTCGACTAGTTTGGCTATCAAAGTCGACTCTAATATTAACAATGCATCAAAAAGTTGCAACTTGTGCCAAAAGGTAGATTCAAAGGATATTAATCACTTTATTTCCAAATGTCCAAATTTCCCTACTGCACAGGAGAAAGTATCGAAATTGTCAGAGTCTAAGGGCTGTGTAAAATGTGGAAGTTTTATGCACCCGACTACTAAATGTTCTTTCAGGTTTCGCAAAAAGTGTTATCATTGTGGCGGTTGGCATTTCTCCTTTTTATGCATAAAGACAAGCTCCACCCAAAGTAAAATGAGCCGTCTAGTTCTGCTACAGTTAAAACAGCGACGAATAGTGGAGTAGCCATACTGCCTAATTGTAGTAGTAGATCTGCACTTCCAACTTTTACTTTCCAAGTTTCAGGTCAAGGGAGATTATTCAGAGGGCTCAAGGATACCTGTTCACAAAGCACTTTTGTATCGGAGAGACTagccaattttggtaaatttaaagtTATATGCAATGATGTTGACTCGACAGTTAATGGTTTTAATGGTCCCAAGGTCTATAAAACTAGAATAGTACAGTTGCCTATTACTTTAACCACTGGTGTAGTTGAGATTTTTGCTATGGTTGTGCCCTCGATAAATATAAGTTGTCCTTACCTGGTTTAGGGAAGGTTATTAAAGCCTTTAAAGATAGAGGTTATTCCTTTGCTGATTCCTTCCTAGACTCAAAATCTAGTGAATTAGTGACATTGATGTCTTGTTAGGTTCAGATTCTTCTCATTGTTTGTTGGGAAAAGACGTTGTATTTGGCAATAATGACccctctgtatatatagatacgttacatggcattatgctaacaggaaatcttgacagattgatcaataatgtggattatttgcagactcgcgacagtaatttctattgcatgaacactgattccagtgagccattgttatctttccctgttgtggactcctctgtaagtatatgcacacattcttttttattgggttgtgattattttagtccctcatttagtgaggaaattaaagaccttgatttTGGTAATATTGCTACTAGTTGTAACTTTAATGTATTGAACACTAAAGGCAAGGTCATAGAGGAAAAGTTAAGAGAGGCCACTAACCATATACTTGAGGCAGAATGCCGTAATCATCTTAATTATGATCAGCCTGAATGTGATGAGCAGACAACTGATCTGAATAGGAAGTTAATTGATTTCACGCTAAAAAATCTTTTCAGGGAAACAGATGGCAGGATTAGGGTTCCTTTGTTGTGGAATGGTAAACTATCTCATTTACTCTCTAAGAATGAGAGGTTAGctaaattaattttaaagtctACATTAAAGAAGCACAAGAAAGATAAAGGTAATTTGCTATTGATGGATCAGACTTTCAGAGATCAGTTAGCCGAAGGTATTATTGAACCTGTAGATAATCTTGAACAATTTAAATTAGAACACCCAAATTATTCTTTTCTTCCCCACATGGCTGTTTTCAATCCTCAACGTGAGACAACGAAATGTAGGATAGTTTATCTCTCGAATTTGAATGAAAATGAACGTAATAAAGGTCTGAATTTGtcccataaccagtgtatgttcccGGGCCCTAATCTGAACCAGAAAATGTTGTCGGCTTTCATTCATCTTCGGTTCGACGAGAAATTATTGACATTTGATTTGAAAAAGGCATTCAATATGTTGACTTTGAGCGAGAACGATCAGGCAAAACTTCTATTTTACTGGTTTGGTAATGTTAGGAAAGATGATTATACCCTGGTTGCATTTCGCAATGTCAGACTAAGTTTTGGTTTACGTTGCAGTCCTTTTCTCCTTATgatatcacttttttatatattgattattaactCTGATAAAGATGATGACAAATTAAAAGAATGTAAGAAGTTGATCTATTCATTAACATACATGGACAACGGAGCCTATTCTTGTGACAATCTTGATACCCTTCAGTGGGCTTATTCGGTTTTACCTAAGGTGTTCGAGTCCTTTAAATTTTCAGTGCAGCagttaataactaatgatatttccttgcagagtagaattgataaagatatgaaaattgagacaCCTATAGAGAATAAATTGTTTGGTTTAACATGGAATAGGAtaagtgatgaaattttcaccaagccTATCAATCTTAATGCTGATGCCAGTACTAAACGTGAGGTTTTGACCACCATAGCTGCACAGTTCGATATTTTTGGGTTTAATTTGCCACTCATGAACAGGAGTAGGTTATTCATGCATAGGCTCCAATGTTGTAAAGATCTTGATTGGGACAAACCTCTTAATAATGACTTGGTTCGTGAATGGAAAAACTTGTGTAGGCAGGCAAATTCCTCCCCCATAATAAGAGTGCCAAGGTTTGTTGGTTCTAGGGACGGTGAATACAAACTAATAGCATTTACAGATGCCAGTCGTTCTCTTTATggtgttgtagtttttatatgtCATGTTGAGACAAATCAGTGTTGTTTCCTACAAGCTAAAAACCGTATGGTTAATACACATTTGAAGAATAAGCCGATTCCGTCATTGGAACTTAATGCAGTTTTGTTTGGTGTTGAAAGCTTAATGGAGTTACACAGAGACCTTACAGGTGATGTGTGTATGAAGCCAATTAACATAACTGAATTACTGTTGTATACTGATTCAATATGCTCACTTCATTGGCTCAATTCTTGTGTGTCCAAGATGGAAAAAATGCAGAGACTTAGTGTATTTACCACTAACAGGCTTAATTCAATCCAGAGGCTATGTGAAAAGTACC comes from Palaemon carinicauda isolate YSFRI2023 chromosome 3, ASM3689809v2, whole genome shotgun sequence and encodes:
- the LOC137638293 gene encoding uncharacterized protein isoform X2, with translation MSDLRAVISRRKTVRKKVTVCYDKRDNYGGLDPALQTTERGLLLNYQKSLLELDQNVFVLKFSDDGVTEAALDTESDICQDYQDRIQICLSLLPASLSNHSNVSIDNARSLLKQPTAPLPRFTSKENEDFTSFLKEFLSTTSSFTYPDRDLLLLLKQQVDGRAKLLLDSLEAYKQTFNDAVELLKAAFASESTRKVNTIRQLTELKLGLSDDPYSYISKFRTILQSVSTLEITADDFIQYFAWSGLNEQFKKELVQITNQTRPSCKDIKDNFFTATERYENARKISKFKGPAISGNFQGKNLQDTSTSLAIKVDSNINNASKSCNLCQKVDSKDINHFISKCPNFPTAQEKVSKLSESKGCVKCGSFMHPTTKCSFRFRKKCYHCGGWHFSFLCIKTSSTQSKMSRLVLLQLKQRRIVE
- the LOC137638293 gene encoding uncharacterized protein isoform X1 produces the protein MLTGNLDRLINNVDYLQTRDSNFYCMNTDSSEPLLSFPVVDSSVSICTHSFLLGCDYFSPSFSEEIKDLDFGNIATSCNFNVLNTKGKVIEEKLREATNHILEAECRNHLNYDQPECDEQTTDLNRKLIDFTLKNLFRETDGRIRVPLLWNGKLSHLLSKNERLAKLILKSTLKKHKKDKGNLLLMDQTFRDQLAEGIIEPVDNLEQFKLEHPNYSFLPHMAVFNPQRETTKCRIVYLSNLNENERNKGLNLSHNQCMFPGPNLNQKMLSAFIHLRFDEKLLTFDLKKAFNMLTLSENDQAKLLFYWFGNVRKDDYTLVAFRNVRLSFGLRCSPFLLMISLFYILIINSDKDDDKLKECKKLIYSLTYMDNGAYSCDNLDTLQWAYSVLPKVFESFKFSVQQLITNDISLQSRIDKDMKIETPIENKLFGLTWNRISDEIFTKPINLNADASTKREVLTTIAAQFDIFGFNLPLMNRSRLFMHRLQCCKDLDWDKPLNNDLVREWKNLCRQANSSPIIRVPRFVGSRDGEYKLIAFTDASRSLYGVVVFICHVETNQCCFLQAKNRMVNTHLKNKPIPSLELNAVLFGVESLMELHRDLTGDVCMKPINITELLLYTDSICSLHWLNSCVSKMEKMQRLSVFTTNRLNSIQRLCEKYPVKFCFVSGKENPADSTTRPFSYRSLMKTNFLIGPDSNFIKTEDELSVVIPNPLTVDKMAPVIDHNVYVGINSELSPNSSENAHLIDPNDISDFRRLVLIHRSLAVCYEMEAEDRDRSQS